From the genome of Variovorax sp. RA8, one region includes:
- a CDS encoding STAS domain-containing protein: MAKEDTGRLLSKVAKFVRNPLKDWSELDAEESSQLENGYSREMLKEMIERRQRNDFVRRREFDMLRKLRQREAAGGRDAAATPSSFNISSTTGKTEGRALTLKKIAEIEEQMSQQWWKNRGPGGEQAAGDGKASGDMAAQHARAYADTVPGVAPPQGAAGPAAVPSVSDGCIEEAAIRFAHGDDAGTEAILLQALAPDASGADHDDTWRALFDFYRAVGDAEKFSAAAVRYTQRTSRNPPEWISLRAVARHAQIAAASTVSAPPPAPVGGADWASPAVLRREDLLGLTRALGAAGPTWKLDWSALDAIEPDAAGPLRALFNHWADSAVQLRFAGADRLQIALTEATPVNERRVDAIWWQLHMAALRVMHRPDEFELLALNYCITYEVSPPPWEDPKGDFGELEVSAATARPSVSSGFSISGHDDELIGADAAPTHAAAGHGSLAGELAGESLPTWERLDKELAGAQGLSISCAGLVRLDFVAAGSLLNWVTARDARGERVAFVDAHRLIAAFFGVIGIADHAEVAIRAN; the protein is encoded by the coding sequence ATGGCCAAGGAAGATACCGGCCGGCTGCTGTCCAAGGTGGCCAAGTTCGTTCGCAATCCGCTCAAGGATTGGTCCGAGCTCGATGCCGAGGAGTCCTCGCAGCTCGAGAACGGCTACAGCCGCGAGATGCTCAAGGAAATGATCGAGCGGCGGCAGCGCAATGACTTCGTGCGTCGCCGCGAGTTCGACATGCTTCGCAAGCTGCGCCAGCGCGAGGCGGCCGGCGGGCGCGACGCGGCGGCCACGCCGTCCTCCTTCAACATCAGCAGCACCACCGGCAAGACCGAAGGCCGGGCGCTCACGCTCAAGAAGATCGCCGAGATCGAGGAGCAGATGTCGCAGCAGTGGTGGAAGAACCGCGGCCCAGGCGGAGAACAGGCCGCCGGGGACGGCAAGGCAAGCGGCGACATGGCTGCCCAGCACGCCCGCGCCTACGCCGACACCGTGCCCGGTGTAGCGCCGCCGCAGGGCGCCGCCGGCCCGGCTGCCGTGCCCTCGGTCTCCGACGGCTGCATCGAGGAGGCCGCGATCCGCTTCGCCCATGGCGACGACGCCGGCACGGAAGCGATCCTCCTGCAGGCGCTGGCGCCCGACGCCTCGGGCGCCGATCACGACGACACCTGGCGAGCGCTGTTCGACTTCTATCGCGCCGTCGGCGATGCAGAGAAGTTCTCGGCGGCGGCTGTGCGCTACACCCAGCGCACCAGCCGCAACCCGCCCGAATGGATCTCGCTGCGCGCGGTGGCGCGCCATGCCCAGATCGCCGCGGCATCGACCGTCAGCGCCCCGCCTCCGGCGCCAGTGGGCGGCGCCGACTGGGCCAGCCCCGCCGTGCTCAGGCGCGAAGACCTGCTGGGCCTCACGCGCGCACTCGGCGCGGCCGGCCCCACCTGGAAGCTGGATTGGAGTGCGCTCGACGCCATCGAGCCCGATGCAGCCGGCCCGCTGCGTGCGCTCTTCAACCATTGGGCCGACTCGGCGGTGCAACTGCGCTTCGCCGGCGCCGACCGGCTGCAGATCGCGCTCACCGAGGCCACCCCGGTCAACGAACGCCGGGTCGACGCCATCTGGTGGCAACTGCACATGGCCGCGCTGCGTGTCATGCACCGGCCGGACGAGTTCGAGCTGCTGGCGCTCAACTATTGCATCACCTACGAAGTGTCGCCCCCGCCCTGGGAAGACCCGAAGGGCGATTTCGGCGAGCTCGAGGTGTCGGCGGCCACGGCCCGGCCCTCGGTGTCGTCGGGATTCTCGATCTCGGGGCACGACGATGAGCTGATCGGCGCCGACGCCGCGCCGACGCACGCCGCGGCCGGCCACGGCTCGCTGGCGGGCGAGCTCGCTGGCGAATCGCTCCCGACCTGGGAGCGCCTCGACAAGGAGCTCGCCGGTGCGCAGGGCCTGTCGATTTCCTGCGCCGGACTGGTGCGGCTCGACTTCGTGGCCGCCGGTTCCCTGCTGAACTGGGTTACCGCCCGCGACGCGCGCGGCGAGCGGGTCGCTTTCGTCGACGCGCATCGCCTGATCGCCGCCTTCTTTGGCGTGATCGGGATTGCGGACCACGCCGAAGTCGCGATCAGGGCGAACTGA
- the hslV gene encoding ATP-dependent protease subunit HslV: MEQFHGTTIISVRRKTPNGDQVAIGGDGQVTLGNIVIKGSARKVRRLYQGKVLAGFAGATADAFTLFERFEGKLEKHQGHLARAAIELTKDWRTDRVLRRLEAMLAVADAHSSLIITGNGDVLEPENGIIAIGSGGAYAQAAAKALLDHTELSAADIVKKSLEIAGELCIYTNMHHTVETL; the protein is encoded by the coding sequence ATGGAACAATTTCACGGAACCACGATCATCAGCGTGCGCCGCAAGACCCCGAACGGCGACCAGGTCGCCATCGGCGGCGATGGCCAGGTCACGCTGGGCAACATCGTCATCAAGGGCAGCGCGCGCAAGGTGCGCCGGCTCTACCAGGGCAAGGTGCTCGCCGGTTTCGCCGGCGCGACCGCCGATGCCTTCACCCTCTTCGAACGCTTCGAGGGCAAGCTCGAGAAGCACCAGGGCCACCTGGCGCGCGCTGCCATCGAGCTGACAAAGGACTGGCGCACCGACCGCGTGCTGCGCCGCCTGGAGGCGATGCTGGCCGTCGCCGACGCCCACAGCTCGCTGATCATCACCGGCAACGGCGACGTGCTGGAGCCCGAGAACGGCATCATCGCGATCGGCTCCGGCGGCGCCTATGCCCAGGCCGCTGCCAAAGCGCTGCTCGACCACACCGAGCTGAGCGCCGCCGACATCGTCAAGAAGTCGCTCGAGATCGCGGGCGAACTCTGCATTTACACCAACATGCATCACACCGTAGAGACCCTGTGA